The nucleotide sequence TGAGGTTCAGCTTCGGCATGGGCGCGAAGCCCACTCCCAGGCCGAACGACCAGCCCATGTCGCTGATCTCCTCAGCCGACTCACGCTCGATCTTGTAGGAGCCGATGCCGGCGAAGGGGAAGAACTGAAACGACGGTTGTCCGAACGTGAATAGCACGTTGGCGCCGAAGGAGGTCAGATCACCGCCGTCGCGCGTGTAGCTGTTGCTGCCGAAGGTCTCGTCCACGTCGCCGAGCGAGGAGGACCCGTACCAGGGCTCCACCGTGAACATCGACGAGAGCTTGACCGGGACGCGCGCCCCGAATTCAGAGCCCTGCTCCGACAGGTCGTTGAGCACCGGGATGTTGACGCCGCCATAGGCGCCGACGCCGATGTCCGCCGCTGCCGCCGCACCTGTGATCGTCACGAGCGCGAGCAGAGCGAGGGTGAGAGTCTTGTGCATGACGACCTCCGAGTGTGAGTCGGACATGCCGCTCCCACACGGGGCGGCCTATCGCACAACGGGGGGAACGAGGAGACTCGCCCAGCGACCGGGCCGGGTCAAGGCGGCGGCGCCGGCGAGATCGAGCTACTGCAGGACGCGAACGGCGGTGACGGCCGCGCCGCAGTGCCGCGTGAGGAGGTCGGCGATGTGCTCGAGCGCCGCCGACAAATGCGCGCCCGCACGCTCCGGCGGACTGAACAGGACGACGAGCAGGTTCCTGGTCTCGGCGCTCACCGAAGTTCGCCTGGAGTCGGACGTCGGCGCCCCGAAAGGCCCGTCGTCATCGGCGAGGAGGAGCCTGCCGCTCAGATTGACCCACTGCTTGCGAATGCCGGCGTAACCTTCGTTGTCCCGCCCCACCCTCACCCGCACCGAGCCCTTCACCAGATCGCGGTCGTAGAGACCGAGCGGCAGCTGATGCTCGAGAGAACAGAGATTGCAGACGTCCACCACGGCGTTGACTCGAGGCAGACCTTTCCCCTGCAGCACTCGGCGCAGCAATGCCTCGCTGCTCGGACGCGACTTCGTGGGGTCGATGTCGAGCCGGTGGAAGAGGGCGCGGGTCTCGGCGACGCCCGGAATATCGGCAGGCTGCTTGCCCGCGTAATGCGACGTGAGGCGCCCGATCAGACGATCACGCTCCTCGTCGAATGCAGGCGGCAATCCCTGGTTGCGCGTGCCTTCGGCTTCGAGGAGCCCGAGAGCCAGGGTTCCTCGAAGCGATTCGTCGACGATCAGCTGGAGCCCCGAGGCACGAGCTTGTAGCGGCATTCAGAACCGTTCGTCAGAAACAACGCCCGAGAAGACGGCACTGCCGGCGTTGAAGATGATCCTCCAGAAACCGTCTGTCACCGCGCATCGTGCGCGGGCAGCGGTGTGGGCGGCGGGAACTCCCTTTCCGACCAACCGGTCGGACGACGCAACGGTCGCGCCGACGTTGCGGCCGAACATCATTGTTTTCGCCGCCCACCGCAGTCCGTCCGCGCGCATCGCGCGGGTCCGAGGCACTTACCCCGCCGTGGCCATCCGACCGCGGCGAGCGGAGAAGATCACGTGGCGGAACATAGCTTGATCGACGGTGAGATCAACGAAAAAATCGCAAAAAAAATTTCTGTCGCATGCGTCGCACGCAACAGCAGTTGGAAGAAAGGTCTTGACTCGAACGATGCGTCGACCAAGAGGTGCGTGCGCGCCGCCCGGGATCAACCGTTCTTCGCCGCGGGCTCGCGCGGCGCGCTTGGAGGCAGCTTGCGCTCCACCGAGATCACGCGATAGGTGCGATCGCCGAGCGCCACTTCCTCGCCAATGGTTTTCCCCATCAGCGCCCGGCCTACGGGGGCCTGGAACGAGACCACCTGCTCTCCGTGATGGTGCTCGTCTTCCCCGAGGATCCAGTAAGTCACCAGGTCCTGATCGCTCTCGAGGACCACCTGGGTGCCAAGGCCGGCGACGCCGTCCGTCTGCTCGGCGTCCTCGACGAAGCGGGCCGTCGCCAGCCGCTTCTGGAGCGCTTCCACCTGCTTGGTGAGATTGGCCTGCTTGAGCTTGGCGGAGTGGTACTCCGCATTCTCGCGCAGGTCTCCGAGCTCGCGCGCTCGCTGGATGGTCCGTGGAAGCTCCGTCCGCAGCTCACGTTCCATGCGCTGCACCTCGGTCTTCAGGCGTTCCCAGGTGGCGCGAGTCATCACCGGAAGATCGACGTCCGACTGCTTTCCCACCTGCTCGAAGAGCTTGCGGGAGCTTCGCTCACGCGCGGCTCGCACCGCGGCGACCGCTTCGGCGAGACCGACCCGCTGTGCCAGGTCGAGGGCCGGGAAGAGATAACGATCGCTCGAGCGCCACTGCCTCAGCAGCACGGTGAGCTTCAGGCGCTCGTGCTCGGTACAAGGCTGGCCCGCCAGCAGTCGCTCGAAGGCGCCACCCTCGCTGATCCATCCCAGGACCTTGTCGGCGAGCGAAGGCTTGGGACGCTCCTCGATCAGCGCCAGCGCCGCCCACAGGAGCCGCCAGGGCTCAGGCCCCGGAGACTGCGACTCCAGCGATTGCTCGATGAGGCGGAGCGCGGCCTGTGGATAACGCGGCGCGTGATCGATCAGCGTGCGACGCAATGCCCCGCGGCCGGCCGGATCGAGCGCCTCGCGGCGCCGCGCCGCCAGCTCGCGCACCGAGGAGAAGCGGGAGTCGAGCCCCGACAGAATCGCATCCGCTTCGACCCCGGCGACGTGGGATGCCTCGAGCAGTGCTTTCTGCTCTTCCTCACCCGAGAGATCGGAGATCGAAAGCCCCTGATCCCACAGCGTCTTGAGCACCGCATGCCACTCGGGGATGCGCTCGGGGTACCAGCGAGACACGTAGAGCCCCGCCCGGGCGCGATCGGCGCGATCGGCCTCCTCGTCCAGCATGGCGCGGAGGAGATAGCGGCCGAAGCGCTGGCCCAGCGCCCTCTCCGAATTTGGATGCTGGGACAGGAACTTACGCATGGTCGCGAGATTGGCCTTCACCGGCTTCCTTGGCTCGAGGGCGGGCAGCGGGACCTGCTCTTCCTCCCCCGCCGGTGTCTTGCCTTCGGGCTCGAGCCGGTAGTGCTGCTCGAATGCCCGCGCATGGTCGATGCGCGGGTCCTTCTCCGCCGCCGCCTTGAGCCGCCGGAACGTCGTGGTCCACTCGTTGGCCGGCACGAGGCCGTTCCCCACCAGGAAGAGCTTCAGCTTTTGCGCGTCCGCCTCGCCCCCCATCGCCACGAGCGCCCGCACCAGGATTTCCGCGGGCTCTTCCTTCCGCAGGCGCTCGAGATCCGCGGGCTGCGTGAAGCGGAGCAGCCGCAAGTCGTCCTCCGCGAGCGGGGTGAGGCTGCGGCGAGCGGCCGCGTAGGGCATGCGATGGCTGGGCGAGCGAGTGAAGTCGATGATCACGTTCTCGGCGTCGTTCGCGGCGACGCGGCCGGCTCCGAACGAGCCGTGAAGCACGGCGCGGCCGGGCGGAAGGACGGCGATCGCATCGTAGCGCTCGAGCGAGGCAGTCAGAGGTTTGAGATGGTCCGAGAGCCCGCAGAGGGCGAACACCGCGGCCGCGTCCGGGAGCTTCTGTCCGGTGCCCTGGCGGATCGCATCGACGACCGCCGCGCGAAACGACTCCGCGGCCGCTGGGCCGCCGGCCGCGAAGGCCTGGCGCACGATCTCTCGCAGCGTCCCTTCGACCTCGCCGGCCTGCGCCGCGGCCGCGAGCGGTGGGAATGCGACATCGAGCAGCGTCTTCGCTTCCTTGACCGCGCCCTTCGCCGCCACCTGCGGGATCACCTCGATCACGTGCCGCAGCGCTTCGAGGTCGAGATGCTCGACGAACTCCAGAGCCGCCTCTTCGAGACCGGCGTAGCGACCCTCGGCGGCGAAGCGCGGCGCGAGCTCGGCGAGCAGCGCGCGGCGATCGCTCGCCTGGCCTGAGTCGCCGAGCCGCACCGCCAGCAGCAATCCCAGCTCGAGATCATCGGGCAGGATCCGCCACGCGCGCCACAGCGCGTCGACCCGCTCGGGATCCTTGCGCAGCCCTTCGTGCGCACGCACCAGCAGCCGCGCCCCGGCGGCCGTCTCGTCGAGCTCGAGCGCTCGCTCCGCCACCGCGGCCAGTGGCTCCCACTGTCTGGACTGCGAAAGCCGGTCGCCGAGAGAGAGCAGGGCCTGGAGCGCGCGCTCTCGCTCGCCGCGAAGCGCGCATGCGGCGGCCAGCAGGTAATCCACGGCGGGGCTGGCGCCGGGCTGCTTCAGCCGCGCCGCGCATTCGTCGCGCACGAATGCGGTCTGGTCGTTGGCCGCCGCCTCGGCGGCCAGCGACTCGAGGGCCGCGCGGGATTCCGGACTGAGCTCGGCATGCTTCTCGCCGCGCAGAATTTCCGGTAGGTCTTCACGAATGGGCATGGACGCTTCTGGGCTCTCCGTGGGAAGGGTCGACGATGATGCGGCAAGCGGGTGGTTGGTCGCAACCCGCGCCGGTCCGGTGCGAAGCCCGTGCTAGACTGCCTCCTCGTGAAGATCTATACGCGGACCGGCGACGATGGATCGACCGGCCTGCTCGGCCCGGGACGCGTCCGCAAGTCGGCCCCGCGGGTCGAGGCCTACGGATCGGTCGACGAGCTCAACGCGAGTCTCGGCATGGCGCGCGCACTCGATCGCGAGCAATGGCTGGCCGAGTCTCTGGCGCCCGTTCAGGCCCAGCTCTTCCAGATCGGCGCCGAGCTGGCCGCCACGGCGCCGGCCATGCTGGGCCAGCTGCAGCGGCTGGATGACTCGGACGTCGCGTCTCTCGAGCAGTGGATCGATCGCCTCGAGCGCGACCTTCAAGCACTCACGCAATTCATCCTGCCGGGCGGCGGCCTCCTCGGAGCTCAGCTCCACGAGAGTCGTGCGGTATGCCGGCGGGCCGAGCGACGCGTCGTCGCGCTCGCGGAGATCGAGCCGGTCGAGCCGCGCCTGATTCGCTACCTCAACCGTCTCGGGGACCTGTTGTTCGTGATGGCGCGCTGGTGCAACCACCGCGAGGGAATTGCCGAGACTCCGTGGCACTCCGGCCACCGCGGCTGAGCGACTCTCGAGGACACGCTGGACATCGCTTCGGATCTGTGGAGATAATGCGGCCACGCCTTCCGAGGAGACCTGGGAACGGAGAGCCGAAAGGTTCCTGTTCGACCGACGCTCCACGCCGCGGGTGGATCCCCGCGCTGACCGATTCCATCGCTCGTGAGAATCCGGGCGAAGCGGTCGCGGCTCGATGCGAGCAGGCCGATGATCGTCCACCGGGCCTTGACGATTCCGCCGTGCTTCGAAACCTGCAACCTGGTCACGGCGAATGAGCGGAAGGTGTGGATCACTGCGTCACGGCGCGCGCACGATGCGCGTCCCATGGCGTACGCATCCCCAACTACGGAGCCCGCGCCGAATCGCGGGAGTGCCATGAGACCACGTCGTCGCCGTCCCCGAGGTCCTCGTCCCGTTCAAGGAGCGCCGCAAGGCTCCTCGCCCATGGCCGGCGCGCCCGCCCAGCAGGCGCCACGGCCGGGAGGCGGCCGCCGCCGCCGCCGCTCGCGGCGCAATCGGCCCAACAACAACGCTCCCGCGCCGTACGGCAGCAACAACAACAACAACGCGGGACCGGCGACGATGTCGGGCCGCCCGCCGCAGAGGCGGCGAGATCGCGGCCGGAACGGCGAGAAGCGTCGCGGGCTGGAGGTCTTGCGCGATCTGCAGCAGGCCGGTGTCGCTCTCGATCCCACCGAGCGTCTGATCCTCGAGCTGCCTCCGGGTCAGGGCTCGCCGCCCTACGGAGATCGGCTGACGGGCCGCGCCATCGATCTCATCGCCCCGATCGGACGAGGACAGCGCTGCCTGATCGTTTCGCCTCCCAAGGCCGGCAAGACCCGGATCCTGCAGGTCATCGCTTCCTCGGTCGCTTTCAATCACCCCGACGTCGGCATCTACGCGCTGCTGGTCGACGAGCGGCCCGAGGAAGTCACCGACTTCAAGCGCAACACGCCGGCCAACGTGATCGCGGCCTCGAGCGACATGAGCATCGAGGACCACATCGCGACGGCGGAGCACGCCATGGAGGTGGTGGCCACGCAGGTGCTCGAAGGCAAGGACGTGGTGCTGCTGCTGGATTCGATCACCCGTCTGGCGCGCGCCTACAACGCCGGGTCGGAGGGCAGCGGGCGGACGATGTCGGGGGGTCTCGACTCCAATGCGATGCAGGCGCCGCGGCAGATCTTCGGCGCCGCGCGCAAGATCGAGGATGGCGGCTCGCTGACCATCATCGGCACGGCGCTCGTCGACACCGGCTCGCGCATGGACCAGGTCATCTTCGAGGAGTTCAAAGGCACCGGGAACAGCGAGATCTTCCTGTCGCGCGAGCTGGCCGAGCGCCGCATCTACCCGGCCATCGACATTCCGAAGAGCGGCACGCGGAAGGAGGAAAAACTCTATCCTCCGGAGATCGTGCAGCGCATGCATCTGCTGCGCCGCGGTCTCGCCGGCATGGCGCCGATCGAGGCGATGACCAAGCTGCTCGAGCTGCTCACGCGCTGGAAGAGCAACGACGAGATCTTCTCGCTGCTGAAGGGCTGACGACGAGGAGGGGGCGATGGCCGAACGGCGTCTCTATCGATCGCGGCGCGACCGCAAGATCGCCGGAGTCTGCGGCGGCATGGCCCAGTACTGGGGAATCGATCCCGTCATCCCGCGTCTCATCTGGGTGGCCTTCGCCCTGGCCGCCGGAGCGGGGTTCCTGGCTTACCTCATCTGCTGGCTGGTGATTCCCAACGAACCTGCAGGACAGCCCGCGACCGGAAGCTGATCGGCGGCTTCAGGCTCTTTCGACGAATTCGCCCGTGCGAGTGTCGATCTTCACGCGGTTGCCGATCTCGATGTAGGGCGGCACCTTGATCTCGAATCCGGTCTCGAGGACCGCGGGCTTCGAGGTGTTCTGCACCGCGGCGCCCTTGATGTTGGGCGTGGTCTCCTTCACGGTGAGCTCCACGAACATCGGGACCTCGACGCCCACCACTCGGCCCTCGAAGTACATCGCCGTGAGCAGCATGCCCTCGATCAGGTAGTTCACCGCGTCACCGAGAACTTCCGCCGGCAGCGCGACCATCTCGTAGCTCTCGGTGTTCATGAAGTGGTAGTCGTCGCCCGCGCGGTAGCTGAACTGCAGGCTGTGCTCCTCCATGCGAGCGCGTTCGAGCTTGTCTTCCGACCGGAAGCGTTGCTCGGTGTTGCTGCCGGTCTCGATGTTCACGAGCCGGGTCTGCACCATGCCGCGCCAGTTGCCCGGGGTGACGTGCAGCACGTTCGTCACCCGGTGCGGCTTTCCGTTGTGCATGATGACCATGCCGACCTTGAGCTGGGTGGCGACGATCACGAGAGTCTCCCTAGGCCCTCCGAGAGGCCGGTTTCGAGGGGATGCGAGCGGGATGAACGCCGCGTGACCCGGCGGCGAAGCGGCGGAGCATTGTGCCCGACGACCCCTTCCGCGCGCAAACCCAGCACGCTCGAGCGTTCAGGAATGCCACGCCGCGCCTGGATTTCAGGATCTCGCAAGCCCCGTAGAAGTTTGGTCAAGACCGTCCGGCTCGGCGAATCGGCGACTGTCACCAGGCGTCGAAGGGGTCGCCGGCAGGCCACCAACCTAGCGAGCCTTTGTCCGGCATCACCCGCGGCGGGGTGCGTCTGGACCCGAGGCGTCAGACCTCGCGTCTGGTGCACCCTCACCGGGCCCGCTTAGGGCTCCGCGCCTACGGCTTGCCTACCGCCGCACGTGTCGCCAACTGCCGCGCCGGTGGTGGGGGCTCGATCGGGGCGCCCGGGGCCCGTTATTCTCTGGCCGCAATCCCGATCACGCTGCTCTCTCTCGGCTCCATTCTGGAGGTCCTTCGATCATGTCGCTCCGAGACCCCCACCTGGGCGCGACCCGGCTCCTCGTCGTCGTCATGGCCCTGGTGCTGTCCCCTCTGACCGCCGTCGCGGCGCCGAAGCCCAAGAAGGGCTCATCGGATGCCGCGCCCCCCGCCGCCGACAAGCCGTACGCGGATTGGAAGAAGGTCACCAAGGACGCCGAGGTGAAAAAGGGCTTCTTCACCTTGTACCAGAAGCGCGAGAACCTCTACGCCGAGATTCGGCCCGATCAGTTCGACAAGCCGGTGCTGGGCATCTGGAGCATCGCGCGAGGCATCGGCCGCGACTTCGTGCTCGGAGGTCTCTCGATCTTCAACGACCGCTTGCTCGAGTTCCACCGTTCCGGGGATCGGGTGCTGGTCCTCGACAAGAACACCCGCTTCGTGGCGCCGAGCGGCAGCGCGATCGAGAAGGCCAAGGACCTTTCGTTCGGCAACTCGGTCATCGCCTCGCTCAAGATCGAGAGCATCCACGACGAGAGCAAGGCCGTGCTGGTGGATCTCGCGCCGTTCCTGGTGAGCGACATCGCCGACATGGCCGAGTTCATGCGCTCGGGCTTCAACAACAAGCCGGTGCGATTCGACAAGGAGCGCTCCGCGATCACCAGCGCCAAGAGCTTCCCCGAGAACGTCGAGATCGAGGCGCTGCTCACCTACTCGCCCAACGATCGCCAGAACCTGAACCTCAACACCGTTCCCGACGATCGCTACATCGGCGTCACCCTGCACTACAGCTTCTCGAAGCTGCCCGAGACTCCGATGATGCCCCGGCTCGCGGATGACCGGACCGGGTACTTCCTGCAAGCGGTGAAGGACTTCAGCCGTGACGACCAGGAGCACTTCTGGCGCCGTTACGTGACTCGCTGGCGGCTGGAGAAGAAGGACTCGGCGGCGGCGCTGTCGGAGCCGGTGAAACCGATCGTCTTCTACATCGACCGCACGGTTCCCGAGCGCTATCGGTCCGCGGTCAAGAAGGGCGTGGAGCGCTGGCAGAAGGCTTTCGAGGCCGCCGGATTCAAGAACGCGATCATTGCCAAGGATGCGCCGGACGATCCCAACTACGATCCGGCCGACGTGCGCTATAGCACGATCCGCTGGATCACCTCGTCGGAGCCGTCATTCGGAGCCATCGGGCCTTCGCGCATCGATCCGCGGACCGGAGAGATCCTCGACGCCGACATCCTCTTCGAGGCGTCGATCGTGCAGCGGCGCTGGCGCATCTATCGCGACATGGTGGGCCCGACGGGCTCGGTCTTCGAGTCCCCCATGCTGCGGCAGGCGGAGACTCCGCTGCCGGCCGAGCTGCGCTGCGACGCGGCCGCGGGAGGCTCGGTCGGGATGACGCTCGCGCACCTGTCGGCGCAGATGGACGGCACGGCGGCTCCCGGCAGTCCCATTCGCGACGAGTTCGTCGAGCAGATGCTGGTCCACACGGTGCTCCACGAGGTCGGCCACACGCTCGGCCTCACGCACAACTTCCGCGCGAGCACGGCGACCCCGATGGACAAGTTGCACGACGTGTCGTGGACCCACGACAAGGGCATGATGGGCTCGGTGATGGACTACGCGACGCCGAACATCGCGCGCGACCGGGCCCGGCAGGCCGACTACTACGGCGACACGCCGGGAACCGCGGACATCTGGATGATCCGCTACGGCTATACGCCTTCCGGCGCCAAGGACTCCGACGCCGACTACGCGGTCGTTCGCGCGATCGCCGGCGAATCGAACCGGGCGGGCCACGAGTACACGCCGGATCCCGACACCTACGGGCCCGACGCGATCGATCCGCGCTCGAACATCTGGGACCTGGGCAGCGACCCGCTCTCGTTCGCCAAGGAGCGCGCGGCCTGGGTGGCGGATCTGTGGAAGAACGACGCGCTCGAGAGCCGCATCCTCGGCGCCGAAGGCGAGTACCCGGTGTTGCGCCGCGCCATGGATGGGCTGCTCGAGCAATACGGCATCGCGCTCAACCTCGGCGTGAAGTACATCGGCGGGCAGTTCCAGTCGCGGAACCACCGAGGACAGCCGGAAGCCGGCGATCCGCTGGTGCCCGTCGCCGCGGCGAAGCAGCGCGAAGCGCTGGCCTTCATCGCCGACCGCGGCTTCGCGGCCAACGCTTTCGCGGTCTCGCCCGCGCTCCTCAACCGGCTGGCGCCCGATCGCTGGTCGCACTGGGGCGTGGCCGACAACTTCGGCGTGTGGACCGGACCGCGGCTCGACTACAACCTCAACGACAAGGCGCTGGCGATCCAGACCGGCCTCCTCAACGCGCTGCTGTCGCCCAATCTCCTGGCGCGGCTGCGTGAAGCGGAGAACCGTTCCGCGGAGTCCTTCCGGATGAGCGACTACCTGGATCGCCTGACTCGTGCTTTGTGGGGCGAGGTCGGCGGTGGCAGCGCTGCCGGGATGAAGGCGCTCGACGGCCCGACCACCCGTCGCGAGGTGCAGCGCGCCTACGTGGACCGGCTGAGCCAGATGGTGGTGAGCCCGCCGCAAGGATTGCCGGACGACGCCCGTGCGCTGGCGCGGCTGCAGCTCACCCGGGTGGATGCCCGCGCGGCGCGGTCGCTGCAAGGCGAAGGGCCGATGGGCGATTACACACGCGCTCATCTGCTCGAGACGCGCGCGCGCATCAAGCGAGCTCTCGACGCGAGCCGTCAGGCGGACGTGACTCGCGCGGCCGGCGCGCCAGGGGGATCTGCGACGCCCTGAGCGGACGGCTCCGCAAGTGCTCAAAGCGAACGGCCCCGGGAGAGATCCCGGGGCCGTGTCGTCTGTTGCGAGGCGAGTCTAGAAGTCCTCGCCGCCGTAACCACCACCGCCACCACCAGGAGCCGCCGGCGACTTCTTCTTCTCCGGAATCTCGGTGATGAGCGCCTCGGTGGTCAGCAGGAGGCTCGCCACGCTCGCCGCGTTCTGCAGCGCGCTGCGCGACACCTTGGTCGGGTCGATGATGCCGGCCTTGAACATGTCGACGTATCTCTCCTTGTCGACGTCGTAGCCGGTGAACTTCTCCTCGCCCTTGTACTCCTTCACCTTCTCGACGATCACCGACCCCTCGAGGCCGGCGTTGTCGCACAGGGTGCGGAGCGGCTGCTCCATCGCCCGCTTGACGATGTTCACGCCCACCCGCTCTTCGGCCTCGAGCTCCTTCGACA is from Candidatus Eisenbacteria bacterium and encodes:
- a CDS encoding outer membrane beta-barrel protein; this encodes MHKTLTLALLALVTITGAAAAADIGVGAYGGVNIPVLNDLSEQGSEFGARVPVKLSSMFTVEPWYGSSSLGDVDETFGSNSYTRDGGDLTSFGANVLFTFGQPSFQFFPFAGIGSYKIERESAEEISDMGWSFGLGVGFAPMPKLNLNLRGELDMVVTDETSQKFGKITAGAAYTIFSTPAPSTP
- a CDS encoding phenylalanine--tRNA ligase beta subunit-related protein, whose translation is MPLQARASGLQLIVDESLRGTLALGLLEAEGTRNQGLPPAFDEERDRLIGRLTSHYAGKQPADIPGVAETRALFHRLDIDPTKSRPSSEALLRRVLQGKGLPRVNAVVDVCNLCSLEHQLPLGLYDRDLVKGSVRVRVGRDNEGYAGIRKQWVNLSGRLLLADDDGPFGAPTSDSRRTSVSAETRNLLVVLFSPPERAGAHLSAALEHIADLLTRHCGAAVTAVRVLQ
- a CDS encoding GreA/GreB family elongation factor, with the translated sequence MPIREDLPEILRGEKHAELSPESRAALESLAAEAAANDQTAFVRDECAARLKQPGASPAVDYLLAAACALRGERERALQALLSLGDRLSQSRQWEPLAAVAERALELDETAAGARLLVRAHEGLRKDPERVDALWRAWRILPDDLELGLLLAVRLGDSGQASDRRALLAELAPRFAAEGRYAGLEEAALEFVEHLDLEALRHVIEVIPQVAAKGAVKEAKTLLDVAFPPLAAAAQAGEVEGTLREIVRQAFAAGGPAAAESFRAAVVDAIRQGTGQKLPDAAAVFALCGLSDHLKPLTASLERYDAIAVLPPGRAVLHGSFGAGRVAANDAENVIIDFTRSPSHRMPYAAARRSLTPLAEDDLRLLRFTQPADLERLRKEEPAEILVRALVAMGGEADAQKLKLFLVGNGLVPANEWTTTFRRLKAAAEKDPRIDHARAFEQHYRLEPEGKTPAGEEEQVPLPALEPRKPVKANLATMRKFLSQHPNSERALGQRFGRYLLRAMLDEEADRADRARAGLYVSRWYPERIPEWHAVLKTLWDQGLSISDLSGEEEQKALLEASHVAGVEADAILSGLDSRFSSVRELAARRREALDPAGRGALRRTLIDHAPRYPQAALRLIEQSLESQSPGPEPWRLLWAALALIEERPKPSLADKVLGWISEGGAFERLLAGQPCTEHERLKLTVLLRQWRSSDRYLFPALDLAQRVGLAEAVAAVRAARERSSRKLFEQVGKQSDVDLPVMTRATWERLKTEVQRMERELRTELPRTIQRARELGDLRENAEYHSAKLKQANLTKQVEALQKRLATARFVEDAEQTDGVAGLGTQVVLESDQDLVTYWILGEDEHHHGEQVVSFQAPVGRALMGKTIGEEVALGDRTYRVISVERKLPPSAPREPAAKNG
- a CDS encoding cob(I)yrinic acid a,c-diamide adenosyltransferase — translated: MKIYTRTGDDGSTGLLGPGRVRKSAPRVEAYGSVDELNASLGMARALDREQWLAESLAPVQAQLFQIGAELAATAPAMLGQLQRLDDSDVASLEQWIDRLERDLQALTQFILPGGGLLGAQLHESRAVCRRAERRVVALAEIEPVEPRLIRYLNRLGDLLFVMARWCNHREGIAETPWHSGHRG
- the rho gene encoding transcription termination factor Rho, giving the protein MAGAPAQQAPRPGGGRRRRRSRRNRPNNNAPAPYGSNNNNNAGPATMSGRPPQRRRDRGRNGEKRRGLEVLRDLQQAGVALDPTERLILELPPGQGSPPYGDRLTGRAIDLIAPIGRGQRCLIVSPPKAGKTRILQVIASSVAFNHPDVGIYALLVDERPEEVTDFKRNTPANVIAASSDMSIEDHIATAEHAMEVVATQVLEGKDVVLLLDSITRLARAYNAGSEGSGRTMSGGLDSNAMQAPRQIFGAARKIEDGGSLTIIGTALVDTGSRMDQVIFEEFKGTGNSEIFLSRELAERRIYPAIDIPKSGTRKEEKLYPPEIVQRMHLLRRGLAGMAPIEAMTKLLELLTRWKSNDEIFSLLKG
- a CDS encoding PspC domain-containing protein, with amino-acid sequence MAERRLYRSRRDRKIAGVCGGMAQYWGIDPVIPRLIWVAFALAAGAGFLAYLICWLVIPNEPAGQPATGS
- the efp gene encoding elongation factor P, producing MIVATQLKVGMVIMHNGKPHRVTNVLHVTPGNWRGMVQTRLVNIETGSNTEQRFRSEDKLERARMEEHSLQFSYRAGDDYHFMNTESYEMVALPAEVLGDAVNYLIEGMLLTAMYFEGRVVGVEVPMFVELTVKETTPNIKGAAVQNTSKPAVLETGFEIKVPPYIEIGNRVKIDTRTGEFVERA
- a CDS encoding zinc-dependent metalloprotease; protein product: MSLRDPHLGATRLLVVVMALVLSPLTAVAAPKPKKGSSDAAPPAADKPYADWKKVTKDAEVKKGFFTLYQKRENLYAEIRPDQFDKPVLGIWSIARGIGRDFVLGGLSIFNDRLLEFHRSGDRVLVLDKNTRFVAPSGSAIEKAKDLSFGNSVIASLKIESIHDESKAVLVDLAPFLVSDIADMAEFMRSGFNNKPVRFDKERSAITSAKSFPENVEIEALLTYSPNDRQNLNLNTVPDDRYIGVTLHYSFSKLPETPMMPRLADDRTGYFLQAVKDFSRDDQEHFWRRYVTRWRLEKKDSAAALSEPVKPIVFYIDRTVPERYRSAVKKGVERWQKAFEAAGFKNAIIAKDAPDDPNYDPADVRYSTIRWITSSEPSFGAIGPSRIDPRTGEILDADILFEASIVQRRWRIYRDMVGPTGSVFESPMLRQAETPLPAELRCDAAAGGSVGMTLAHLSAQMDGTAAPGSPIRDEFVEQMLVHTVLHEVGHTLGLTHNFRASTATPMDKLHDVSWTHDKGMMGSVMDYATPNIARDRARQADYYGDTPGTADIWMIRYGYTPSGAKDSDADYAVVRAIAGESNRAGHEYTPDPDTYGPDAIDPRSNIWDLGSDPLSFAKERAAWVADLWKNDALESRILGAEGEYPVLRRAMDGLLEQYGIALNLGVKYIGGQFQSRNHRGQPEAGDPLVPVAAAKQREALAFIADRGFAANAFAVSPALLNRLAPDRWSHWGVADNFGVWTGPRLDYNLNDKALAIQTGLLNALLSPNLLARLREAENRSAESFRMSDYLDRLTRALWGEVGGGSAAGMKALDGPTTRREVQRAYVDRLSQMVVSPPQGLPDDARALARLQLTRVDARAARSLQGEGPMGDYTRAHLLETRARIKRALDASRQADVTRAAGAPGGSATP